A genomic segment from Legionella quinlivanii encodes:
- a CDS encoding patatin-like phospholipase family protein, which produces MAKVALYLAGGGARGAYQAGVIKAIAEILNVRELPFAMVSGVSVGSINAAVLAENAQNFLEAAEKLEHLWSNIYCQQIFNASNYALSKSVFRNVSNLVIKQRQSGHLLDTSPLREFISSNINFSTLKENILKNHLGTMEVITYCYDAQQTISFYQTHADGFEDWHYPRHISEPATIEMEHILASSALPLFFPTTRIDNFHYGDGSMGLVSPLRGAIRFKAEKILILGTRQLPVFHHEKLHNGEIGFARILGSMLNGLFLDNLDRDIEMVNRMNEISKLLSLWKKRNAPWRGVQTLHLRPSTDIGAIAQAQYNTMPSLLRLMLNMLGAKSHSGDLLSFLLFESPFTRELWKMGYEDTFASREIVLEFFED; this is translated from the coding sequence ATGGCAAAAGTAGCCCTTTATCTGGCCGGTGGCGGTGCGCGTGGCGCTTATCAGGCCGGAGTGATTAAAGCAATTGCAGAAATCCTTAATGTAAGAGAATTGCCTTTCGCGATGGTGAGCGGCGTTAGCGTCGGCAGCATCAATGCGGCGGTGCTGGCAGAAAATGCGCAAAACTTTCTCGAAGCAGCAGAGAAGCTGGAACATTTGTGGAGCAACATTTATTGCCAGCAGATCTTTAATGCCAGTAATTATGCGCTGAGCAAATCCGTTTTTCGCAATGTCAGTAACCTGGTAATCAAACAAAGACAATCTGGTCACTTGTTGGATACCAGCCCTTTGCGGGAGTTTATCAGCAGTAATATTAATTTCTCGACTCTTAAGGAAAATATTCTTAAAAATCATTTGGGTACAATGGAAGTTATTACCTATTGTTACGATGCCCAGCAAACGATTTCCTTTTATCAGACTCATGCGGATGGATTTGAAGACTGGCATTATCCACGTCATATCAGTGAACCTGCAACGATTGAGATGGAGCATATTTTAGCCTCAAGCGCTTTACCTCTGTTTTTTCCAACCACTCGTATCGATAATTTCCATTATGGCGATGGCAGTATGGGGCTGGTTTCGCCCTTACGCGGTGCGATTCGTTTCAAGGCCGAAAAAATATTGATATTGGGAACTCGTCAATTGCCTGTTTTTCATCATGAAAAATTACACAATGGCGAAATTGGTTTTGCCAGGATTCTGGGTAGTATGCTCAATGGACTGTTTTTGGATAATCTTGATCGTGATATAGAAATGGTTAATCGAATGAATGAGATTTCCAAGCTGCTGTCGCTGTGGAAAAAAAGAAATGCGCCCTGGCGGGGGGTGCAAACCTTACATTTGCGGCCGAGCACTGATATCGGTGCGATTGCACAGGCCCAATATAATACAATGCCTTCTCTACTGCGCCTAATGTTAAACATGCTAGGGGCTAAAAGCCATTCAGGAGACTTGTTAAGTTTCCTGTTATTTGAAAGCCCCTTTACTCGCGAACTGTGGAAAATGGGCTACGAGGATACCTTTGCTTCAAGGGAAATTGTGCTGGAGTTTTTTGAGGATTGA
- the aroE gene encoding shikimate dehydrogenase produces the protein MTPLQFAVIGKPITHSLSPAIHQSFAAQFGINLEYHRLLGDEQHFAQQISNFFKRNGNGMNVTLPFKEHAFQLAQVSTERCQKARSANTLWKKHNQLHADNTDGIGLINDLKRHLVLDRLNVLILGAGGAARGIIYPLLEQGIKQLAVYNRSPERLKALASDFPDIDPLQRGDLRTAFDLVINATSSSTLQEAIPLPEVLWSAKPFCYDLSYQKEADTSFVSMAKSKDCQAIDGLGMLVEQAAEAFSIWHGVRPDTQPVLEMLRGNQVKIQ, from the coding sequence GTGACTCCCTTGCAGTTCGCCGTCATCGGCAAGCCCATCACCCATAGCCTCTCGCCGGCTATTCACCAATCATTCGCAGCACAATTCGGAATAAATCTGGAATATCATCGGCTACTGGGCGATGAGCAACATTTCGCACAGCAAATCTCTAATTTTTTCAAGCGAAATGGGAATGGCATGAATGTCACTCTGCCATTTAAAGAGCATGCTTTTCAACTGGCTCAAGTAAGCACCGAGCGCTGCCAGAAAGCGCGATCAGCAAATACCTTATGGAAAAAACATAACCAGCTGCATGCCGATAATACAGATGGCATTGGTTTAATCAATGATTTAAAACGCCATCTTGTTTTAGACAGACTGAACGTTCTGATTCTGGGAGCAGGCGGGGCAGCACGCGGCATCATTTATCCCTTGCTTGAGCAGGGAATAAAGCAGCTGGCAGTTTATAACCGCAGCCCGGAAAGGCTAAAAGCATTAGCCAGTGATTTCCCAGATATCGATCCTCTTCAGCGGGGAGATTTGCGTACTGCTTTCGATCTCGTTATAAACGCAACGTCAAGCAGTACCTTGCAGGAAGCGATACCCCTTCCCGAGGTTTTATGGTCAGCAAAGCCCTTTTGCTATGATTTGTCCTATCAAAAAGAAGCGGATACTTCGTTTGTTTCTATGGCTAAGTCCAAAGATTGCCAGGCAATCGATGGATTGGGAATGCTGGTTGAACAAGCCGCGGAGGCCTTTTCGATTTGGCATGGAGTCAGACCGGATACACAGCCGGTACTGGAGATGCTGCGCGGCAACCAGGTTAAAATCCAATGA